In Armatimonadota bacterium, the genomic stretch GCGCAGGCGACCAAGTCAATCGGCTCTTTGCGCGCAACCTTAAGGTGTTTCCACCAGCGGGGATTGATGTCGAGGACAACTTCTTCAGCAAGCAACCACAAGCGACTCCCGACAATCCGGGCACCAAATACGTTGGAATCTGCAGTCCCGGCCGGAGGCTGAAAGCAGCTCTGATTCGCTCCTATTGCGCGGCGATGGCTTCGGCGCAGTTGATGTACGACCCTTCACGATACGGCAAGACTGCAGACCCCTGGATGACGGCGGTCGGCTACTTTGGGTCTATTCGAGAGCTGGCGGGCATGCGCCGTCTTATCGACGACGACATCCATCAGAAGCTTTGGAGGATGGACAGAGTCGGTCTAGGACAGCGGTCGATTCGGTCGTACGAGGAGTTGACTTCGCGGAAGTCGGCCGGCGACATACCTTACATCTTGGACCGCCTTGAGAAGCAATTTACAGTGGAAAAGACTGGGGTTACTCCATACGACATCCTGCTCGCCACGAACATGATTTCAGTCGGTGTCGATGTGAAGCGCCTTGGTCTGATGATTGTTGCGGGGCAACCCAAGATGACCGCCGAATACATTCAGGCTACTAACCGCATTGGCCGTTCTCATCCGGGTTTGGTGTTCACCGTTCAGAACTGGGCGCGACCTCGCGACCTGTCTCATTACGAGAGCTTCAACTACTTTCACTCGACTTTCCACAAGCATATTGAGACGCCTTCATTGACGCCATTCTCGGATGGAACTCGAGAGCGAGCCCTGTCTGCCGTGCTGGTCAGCGGAGCGAGGCTACAAGGTCGCGAGCTCAATCCGAACTCCTCGGCTTCAACCGTGGACAACCACCGCCCCATAACCGATGTGGTCGTCGACGCCATCGTTCGGCGAGCAGAAAACGTACAGAGCGCAGAACTCGGTCAGCTTGTGCGGAGTGAGGTTCGCAGCCGGGTCGACAAGTGGAATCTTGAGGTGCGAAGGCGCCGCGACGCTGGCGCCTCGGTTGCCTACAGGCAGTCTGGAACTGAGGTGGCCCTTCTCAAGAAACCCGACGACGGGAAGTGGCAAGACTTCACATGCCTCAACTCGCTCCGGGAAGTTGAGCAGAGTTCCGCGTTCGTGATGCACGAGCTGAGTTCGAACTCGGAGGATGAGGAATGAGCCGGTCCAACGTAGGTCAGGTGAGACGAAGTCAAGCCATCAGCCCGTTCGGAGTTGGGGCGATGGTCGACTTGCCGTACGTGTCCGGAATTGTGCTCGGCCTCGACTACTGGAAGACGCGCGCCGAGGATGAAGTCAACGAGCCACGGCTATTGCAGACCATTCGACGGATGTATCCCACGGTGGAGCGCATCATGGCACCGGCTCTCTTGCACGAAGACTCTTCGGGGCAGCAAGTCGAGACAGTTGGTGTTCCGGTTGCTCCGTTTCCTCGTTGGATGGTCTGCTCGGCTTGTCGACTACTCGCCCGCTATGACTCGGGATACTTCCAGTCGATTTCAAATCCTTACCGACCGGAAGAGTTCAAGTACGTGCATAAGCACTGCACGAAGCAGCCAAACATCGCCGACAAGAACAAGCGACCGGTCATTCCAGCCCGCTTCTTGGTGGCCTGCGAGAACGGGCATCTCAACGACTTCCCATGGCGTGAGTTCGTCCACGGTGGCCCGTCGGACTGCAACAAAGAACTCCGACTCATCGAATATGGCCTGGTAGTTGAGGCATCCGACATCGAAGTCACCTGCGCATGTGGTGCCAAGCAGCGCATGTCCAAGGCCTTCGGAACGAATTCGCTCCTCAACATCATCCGGCCAAAGTGCGATGGGCACCATCCTCATCACCGCTTGAGGAGCGAGGTTGCGGCTGATGACTGCAACGAGGTGCCACGGACAATTTTGCTGGGCGCTTCTAACAGCTGGTTCCCAATCACCCTGTCTGCCATTTCCGTTCCCAGCGCCATGAGCGACTTGGAGCAAAGGCTTCAAGACAACTGGCCCGAGTTTCGCGACATGGTCGATATTGGCGACCTGAAGTACGTCATGCGAAGGAACCAGTTCGACTGGCTAACTGGGCTCGAAGCTGAGCCAGTATGGGAGGCAATCGGCAGGGTCAAAGAATCAAGCGAATCTGAGGAAATCGGTTCGCTCAAAGACCCCGAGTGGACTGTCTTGAGCGCGGCAACCCCAACGCGGCATCCTTGGCTGCGGACCGCAATCACTCAACCACCTCCCGGATTCGATGATGTCATCGAAAAAGTCGTCTTGGTTGAGCGGCACCGCGAAGTGAGGGCGCTTGTAGCATTCTCAAGAATTGATGCCCCTGGCGACATGTCTGAGTTGGATTCGCTTCCAGCGGAGCGCAGAGCCAGGTTGTCCCGAGCTGCTCCCAATTGGGTACCTGGAGTTGAGTTGCGTGGCGAAGGAATCTTCATCCAGTTCCGGGAGGATGCCCTCCGTAGTTGGGAAGGGCGCGACGATGTCAAGCGGAGACTTGGGGTTTTGAACAGCGGGCACGACCTCTGGTGTGACCGGCGACCATGGCTTGACCCAAGGCCGCCCGGTCGCCCGGCTCGCTACTATCTGCTGCACTCCCTAGCCCACCTCCTCGTTCGCGAGATGTCGATTCGGTGCGGCTATTCTGCGGCCAGCCTGCGAGAGCGGCTCTACGCATCGATTTCCCACGATGGAGGTGGCAACATGGCCGGAATCCTCATCGTCACATCGACGCCGGATAGCGAGGGGACGTTGGGTGGCTTGGTAGGGCTTGGGCAGCCAAATGAGTTGGCACCACTGTTGCGGTTGGCACTTGAACGTGCGTCCTTGTGCAGCTCGGACCCTCATTGCTCCAGCCACGACCCAAAGCACGATGCGAAGCTTCATGGGGCTGCATGCCACAGCTGCCAGTTTCTCCCCGAAACGTCGTGCGAAACGGGAAATCGGTACCTTGACCGGGTTTTGGTGGTGCCAACCTTGAACGAACCCGAAGTGGCATTCTTCAGGGAGCATCACCTTGAATGATTCGTATGATGTCGTGGCCGATGTGGCAGCGAAAATTGCGAGAACACTCTCGGCTGGCAACTTGAGCAAACTGCTGCAACAGGCAAATCGCGAGACGCCTGCCGTATCATTTCTGAACACGTTGGCCGCGGACTGTCGCCAACTAGAGCAGCGTTTGGTGCTGCAAAGTTCAGCTTCAAAGCTTGGTTTGGATTGCCTAGACCTTCGAGCAAGTGAGGTTGCAATGGTGGTTGCTGCTGCTCGTAGACAGATGACCGCGACAAGCCTGGAGGTCGTCTGGACGGGCCCCGCAAGCGTGGCTTCGGCCATGCGCGGGACCGAGCAGGTCTTGCTTGAGGTTATCGACAGCGCCAAACGAGAGTTGTTGGTGGTCGTCTACGCCGCATTTGATATTCGAAACATCGTCGCCGCGATTGACCGAGCGATAGCCCGTGGGGTTGTCGTCACCGTAGTGGTCGAGAGTCTCAATCCAAAGACAGGAGAGCAGAAACCGAACTTCATGGCCTCATTTTCGGAGCCAATCCGAACAAGGTCCCGGCTACTACATTGGCCGCTCGCCACTCGCGACACCGATGAGAATGGACGAGCAGGATGTTTGCACGCGAAGGTTGCCGTTGGGGACCGAGAGGTCGTATTCGTCACGTCGGCCAACTTAACGGGGGCCGCCATGCGCGAGAACATGGAGATGGGGCTTCGAGTCGACAACTTCGAATTGGGTGAGCAAGTCGTCACCCACTTTGAGCGGATGCGAGATGATGGCGTCCTGGTCCAGCCGACCTAGGTTATCGACTCACGGTACGAGCGAAGCGCATCCAGAAAGCCCGGCGGGAATCTGAGCGAGCTGTTCTCTGCTCGAGTAACAAAGCCATCACAGGCCCTGAAGCTGAGAGGAACCAGAGGCTCAGTTAGGAACTGTTCTAGAGGAGTCAACGGCTCTAGGTCAACGTGGGTAGGCAGGTTGACTCCAAAACGACCACTGCCAACGTTCCACGCTGCAGTGGGCCAACTGCCATCAACGACAGGAACTCCATCAACTTCCGGTGACTCAGTCGAGCTTGAAGTCGCAAGCCCCTCACCAATCCAAGCCGACATTCGAACATTGACTGCGTTCCCAACGAGTCGCCAGCGTGCGTTTCTACCCAAGCCCTCGGCCCGCTCAGTCCATCCGGGCTCGAACCCTTGAAGTCGCTCAGCATCGGCTATGGTCGGAGTGCCAACTTCACCGGATGGAAGTAGGATGGCCGGAGAACTTTTGATGCCGAGTCGAGACCCAGGCTTCAGAGGGGGAATGGCATCGCAAACCAAACCGGACCCGGTGTTTCCTTCCGTCGAGTAGAAACCGATGGTGTTCATGCCCACGACTGGCTTGCGTTCGTTTCGGGACTCAGCGGCAAAGTCCCTGAACATGACCGACCGAGGGTCTCGTTCTCGAGATGCATACAAAATGACTCGAGGGCGTCGTTGAGGGATACCGAACGAGCGGGCGTCAATCGTGCGGTATGCCCACCGGAAACCGGCATGTTCCAAAGCCTCCGTGATTTCCTTCATCGCCGCACCTTTGCCAAGCCTCAGCATGAAAGGCACGTTTTCAAGGAGCAAGTTCTTTACTTCACTTGATGCGACGACCTGCAAAACGTGACGAATCAACCCTGATGACTTTCCGTCCAACCCAACCATCGGCCCGGCTTGCGACAGGTCGACACATGGGAATCCTGCGGTCACCAGGTCGATTGCAGAGTCAATTCTTTTCAAGGAAAGAATATTGTCGTGGACGCTTACCAAAGGGAAGCGATGTCGAAGGACCACCTTCGCGGCCTCGTCGATTTCGTAGGCACCTACTGTGTGGTGTCCTGCAGATTCAAGGCCTTGTTCTATTCCGCCGACGCCCGCGAACAGTGCGAGCACATTCAATCTCTGGCGCGGACACTGTGTAAAAGCACTGTCCGCGCTTACCTCATTTGCAGTCAGTGACATCGCCATCAGGCCAAATTGTACAGTAAAGTGCTTCTAAATCTCGAGCCCCCTTGCAACCCGGATTCCAAAGAACTGATTGATTTTCAGAATAGAATCGACGAGGGACCCCGGAGTGTCTGGTCTTCTAGCTTCCTCCCTGTTCGAGTGTTGACCGATAGAATGTTGAGCGTGAACAACCGAGGATTCGGCATGCTTCGTCGACTGGCATGTTGCGGTCTCCACGTAACTTGCGTGCCAGCTCCAGTTTTTTGCCTGTGAGGACGGCTCGGCGACCGCCGCATCGTCCGCGCGCACGGGCGGCGGCAAGGCCAGCGAGTGTACGTTCGCGGACGAGGTCCCTTTCAAACTCCGCAAGGCTCGCTACGATGTTGAAGAATAGTCGACCGGATGGATTGGTTGTGTCGATTCCTTCGGTGATTGAGCGGAAGCCGACTCCGCGTTCCCGAAGTTGCTCCACCAGGTCAACCAGGTGTCGCAACGAGCGACCAAGTCTGTCCAGGCGCCAGACGACGATTGTGTCACCATCACGGGCAAACTCCAACAGTTCGTTGAGACCCGGCCGGTCGATGACCGACCCGGAGACCTGGTCGCTGTAGATTCTGTCGCAACCGACCTGGTTAAGTGCGTCGGTTTGAAGAATAAGGTTTTGTTCGTGAGTGCTTGTGCGCTGGTACCCAAGGTTCATTTCTGCTCCTGCATGCCATCACTCATCAACTTGACGTTCAAAGTCCTCGTTGATTGTGGGATGCAGGATTGGGACGCAGCGTTGAGTTCACGTCCAGGGCCGCAGATTTCGCTCCACAAGCGTGCCGCAACCGGTCGTTTGTGAGACGCTCAGATGGCGCGTCGACGAGCGACAATGCATCTTTGAGCTCAACTGCCTTTTCTGAACACCCGGTCGATAATCCGCTTTCGCAACTCCTCGTGGTCGTCGGGGTCTAGAACCTTGTTTATCTCGTGCGCAGCGAACTCGGTCATCCCGACCCTGCTCCAATCGCTGACCGTCCGATTGGCAAAACCTGCGGCCTTGATGATGTTGCTGTGCTCTTGGGGACTGAGACGAATGACGATTTGCTTCGTGCGGTTAGGCTTGCGGTCCATTCTGTATACATTGTAATGCAGTATTGCAATGTCATGCCAGCCGAAAAAATCTCTATTTCAACCTAAATTCATGCATTTTGGTCGATTTCGCATCGGCCCGGCCTCGGAACCGCGTTTGCGACAGTGAGTTGAGATGCTGACAAATGGGGCGGCTCTAATACTGCCTGCCAGCAAGGAAAAATCTATGAGGAAAGTACAAAAACGACAATCGACACTTGATATCAAGCTCTCAACTTCACTCTCCATCGGGCAACTGCGCAATGAACAGTCCAAGGCCATGCAACGCTTGATGACCTGTCTGGGCCACTCTCGACCGGTGTACCACTGTTCGCATCCGATTCATGACATTCAACTCCTCTTTCTTGAGGTCATCGTTGCTGCAACCAACTTAGGTAGTACGGCGAGGTGGAAGGAAATGCCTCAGGTTGGTTCCAACCCAAGCCCGGAAGAGCTCAAGGAGCTCTTCAAAC encodes the following:
- a CDS encoding DUF1998 domain-containing protein, yielding MSRSNVGQVRRSQAISPFGVGAMVDLPYVSGIVLGLDYWKTRAEDEVNEPRLLQTIRRMYPTVERIMAPALLHEDSSGQQVETVGVPVAPFPRWMVCSACRLLARYDSGYFQSISNPYRPEEFKYVHKHCTKQPNIADKNKRPVIPARFLVACENGHLNDFPWREFVHGGPSDCNKELRLIEYGLVVEASDIEVTCACGAKQRMSKAFGTNSLLNIIRPKCDGHHPHHRLRSEVAADDCNEVPRTILLGASNSWFPITLSAISVPSAMSDLEQRLQDNWPEFRDMVDIGDLKYVMRRNQFDWLTGLEAEPVWEAIGRVKESSESEEIGSLKDPEWTVLSAATPTRHPWLRTAITQPPPGFDDVIEKVVLVERHREVRALVAFSRIDAPGDMSELDSLPAERRARLSRAAPNWVPGVELRGEGIFIQFREDALRSWEGRDDVKRRLGVLNSGHDLWCDRRPWLDPRPPGRPARYYLLHSLAHLLVREMSIRCGYSAASLRERLYASISHDGGGNMAGILIVTSTPDSEGTLGGLVGLGQPNELAPLLRLALERASLCSSDPHCSSHDPKHDAKLHGAACHSCQFLPETSCETGNRYLDRVLVVPTLNEPEVAFFREHHLE
- the drmC gene encoding DISARM system phospholipase D-like protein DrmC; its protein translation is MNDSYDVVADVAAKIARTLSAGNLSKLLQQANRETPAVSFLNTLAADCRQLEQRLVLQSSASKLGLDCLDLRASEVAMVVAAARRQMTATSLEVVWTGPASVASAMRGTEQVLLEVIDSAKRELLVVVYAAFDIRNIVAAIDRAIARGVVVTVVVESLNPKTGEQKPNFMASFSEPIRTRSRLLHWPLATRDTDENGRAGCLHAKVAVGDREVVFVTSANLTGAAMRENMEMGLRVDNFELGEQVVTHFERMRDDGVLVQPT
- a CDS encoding DNA cytosine methyltransferase, yielding MSLTANEVSADSAFTQCPRQRLNVLALFAGVGGIEQGLESAGHHTVGAYEIDEAAKVVLRHRFPLVSVHDNILSLKRIDSAIDLVTAGFPCVDLSQAGPMVGLDGKSSGLIRHVLQVVASSEVKNLLLENVPFMLRLGKGAAMKEITEALEHAGFRWAYRTIDARSFGIPQRRPRVILYASRERDPRSVMFRDFAAESRNERKPVVGMNTIGFYSTEGNTGSGLVCDAIPPLKPGSRLGIKSSPAILLPSGEVGTPTIADAERLQGFEPGWTERAEGLGRNARWRLVGNAVNVRMSAWIGEGLATSSSTESPEVDGVPVVDGSWPTAAWNVGSGRFGVNLPTHVDLEPLTPLEQFLTEPLVPLSFRACDGFVTRAENSSLRFPPGFLDALRSYRESIT
- a CDS encoding recombinase family protein, whose translation is MNLGYQRTSTHEQNLILQTDALNQVGCDRIYSDQVSGSVIDRPGLNELLEFARDGDTIVVWRLDRLGRSLRHLVDLVEQLRERGVGFRSITEGIDTTNPSGRLFFNIVASLAEFERDLVRERTLAGLAAARARGRCGGRRAVLTGKKLELARKLRGDRNMPVDEACRILGCSRSTFYRSTLEQGGS